One genomic segment of Azospirillaceae bacterium includes these proteins:
- a CDS encoding DUF2924 domain-containing protein: MRRIPVDRDRLARDLAELPGLPLDVLKRRWRELYGAPPPLRLGRALMVRAVAHRLQENALGGLKPSLARQLARAAGDLAAGRPVAAPGTVKPGTRLLREWQGVTHEVVVVETGVRYRGRTWRSLSEVARAITGARWSGPRFFGLKEPRP; this comes from the coding sequence ATGCGCCGCATCCCCGTGGACCGCGACCGGTTGGCCCGGGACTTGGCGGAGCTGCCGGGCCTGCCCCTCGACGTGCTCAAGCGGCGGTGGCGGGAGCTCTACGGTGCCCCGCCGCCGCTGCGGCTGGGCCGCGCCCTGATGGTTCGGGCCGTCGCCCACCGGCTGCAGGAGAACGCCCTGGGCGGCCTCAAACCATCGCTCGCGCGCCAACTCGCCCGCGCGGCCGGGGACCTCGCCGCCGGGCGGCCGGTGGCGGCGCCCGGCACCGTCAAGCCGGGCACCCGGCTGCTGCGCGAGTGGCAGGGCGTCACCCACGAGGTTGTCGTCGTGGAGACCGGCGTGCGCTACCGCGGCCGGACTTGGCGCTCGCTGTCCGAGGTGGCGCGGGCCATCACCGGCGCGCGCTGGTCGGGGCCGCGCTTCTTCGGCCTGAAGGAGCCCCGGCCGTGA
- the terL gene encoding phage terminase large subunit gives MTALSDDRVLLNQILQTDLYSFVQRTFATVVPGDEFHGGWYLEAMCWHLEQAARGKIKRLLITLPPRHLKSICASVALPAWILGRDPTARILCVSYSQELANKLSRDCRAVMEAAWYRDVFGTRLDARKNTESEFATTRGGFRLSTSTGGTLTGRGGNFIILDDPMKAADALSEANRKSTNAWYDNTLYSRLDNKAEDVIVLVMQRLHMDDIVAHVLEQEDWVHLNLPAIAPSLQEIEIGWGEHHVRQAGELLHPEREPLAVLERMKRSLGAANFAAQYLQQPVPAEGAMIKAEWLRHYGPRDLPEGGEVYQSWDTASKAGELNDYSVCTTWKVSANGFHLVDVLRERLEFPALRRKAVELAERHAPQGILIEDKGSGTQLIQELRATSRFSIIPVTPEGDKVTRMHAQTLPFEAGRVWLPKDRPWLDDLTAELLAFPAGRHDDQVDSVSQFLAWITRREATGPRIRWL, from the coding sequence ATGACGGCCCTCTCCGACGACCGCGTCCTCCTCAACCAGATTCTTCAAACGGATTTGTACAGCTTCGTGCAGCGTACCTTCGCGACCGTGGTGCCGGGCGACGAATTCCACGGCGGCTGGTACCTGGAGGCCATGTGCTGGCACCTGGAGCAGGCGGCGCGCGGCAAGATCAAGCGCCTGCTGATCACCCTCCCGCCCCGCCACCTCAAGTCGATCTGCGCCTCGGTGGCCCTGCCCGCCTGGATCCTCGGCCGCGATCCGACCGCCCGGATATTGTGTGTCAGCTACTCGCAGGAGCTGGCCAACAAACTGTCCCGCGACTGCCGCGCGGTGATGGAGGCGGCGTGGTACCGGGACGTGTTCGGCACCCGGCTGGACGCGCGCAAGAACACGGAAAGCGAGTTCGCCACCACCCGCGGCGGGTTCCGCCTGTCAACCTCGACCGGGGGCACGCTGACCGGGCGCGGCGGCAACTTCATCATCCTCGACGATCCGATGAAGGCCGCCGACGCGCTGTCGGAAGCCAACCGGAAAAGCACCAACGCCTGGTACGACAACACCCTCTACTCCCGCCTCGACAACAAGGCCGAGGACGTCATCGTCCTGGTGATGCAGCGCCTGCACATGGACGACATCGTGGCCCATGTGCTGGAGCAGGAGGACTGGGTCCACCTCAACCTGCCGGCCATCGCCCCGTCCCTCCAGGAGATCGAGATCGGCTGGGGCGAACACCACGTCCGGCAGGCGGGCGAGCTTCTGCATCCCGAGCGCGAGCCGCTCGCCGTCCTGGAGCGGATGAAGCGCAGCCTGGGCGCCGCCAACTTCGCCGCCCAGTACCTGCAGCAGCCGGTGCCCGCCGAGGGGGCGATGATCAAGGCGGAGTGGCTGCGCCATTACGGCCCCCGCGACCTGCCGGAGGGCGGCGAGGTCTACCAGAGCTGGGACACGGCCAGCAAAGCGGGCGAGCTCAACGACTACTCGGTCTGCACCACCTGGAAGGTGAGCGCGAACGGCTTCCACCTCGTCGACGTCCTGCGCGAGCGGCTGGAGTTCCCGGCGCTCCGGCGCAAGGCCGTCGAGCTGGCCGAGCGCCACGCGCCGCAGGGCATCCTGATCGAGGACAAGGGGTCGGGCACGCAGCTGATCCAGGAGCTGCGCGCCACCTCGCGCTTCAGCATCATCCCGGTCACCCCCGAGGGCGACAAGGTCACCCGCATGCACGCCCAGACCCTGCCGTTCGAGGCCGGACGGGTCTGGCTGCCCAAGGACCGGCCTTGGCTGGACGACCTCACCGCCGAGCTGCTGGCCTTCCCGGCCGGCCGGCACGACGACCAGGTCGACAGCGTGTCCCAGTTCCTTGCCTGGATCACCCGGCGGGAGGCGACGGGGCCGCGGATCCGGTGGCTCTGA
- a CDS encoding DUF3489 domain-containing protein, with protein sequence MPSPDTNAVTADQTPQTKHAQLIALMRRRQGATLAEMAAALGWRPHSVRGAISGALRKKLGLTIATETVAGRGRVYRLATGA encoded by the coding sequence ATGCCCAGCCCCGACACCAACGCCGTCACGGCCGACCAAACGCCTCAGACAAAACACGCCCAACTGATCGCCCTGATGCGCCGCCGCCAGGGCGCCACCCTCGCCGAGATGGCCGCCGCTCTCGGGTGGCGGCCGCACTCGGTGCGCGGCGCCATCAGCGGCGCCCTCCGGAAGAAGTTGGGCCTCACCATCGCGACCGAGACGGTGGCCGGGCGCGGCCGCGTCTACCGCCTCGCCACCGGGGCCTGA
- a CDS encoding DUF5681 domain-containing protein, whose amino-acid sequence MADGDYEVGYGKPPRHTRFRKGRSGNPAGRPKGSRNIKTLLLEEAGKPVRLKEGGREVVVSKAEALVKAQFARGIQKDSKAANDLINQLVRVQDEEERRPRVDTPLADDEQQILDDVTKRLMRRAAARGAAGGKPGAADADRGE is encoded by the coding sequence ATGGCTGACGGGGATTACGAGGTCGGCTACGGCAAGCCGCCGCGGCACACCCGCTTCCGGAAGGGCCGGTCCGGCAATCCGGCCGGCCGCCCCAAGGGGAGCCGGAACATCAAGACCCTCCTCCTCGAGGAGGCCGGGAAACCGGTCCGGCTGAAGGAAGGCGGGCGCGAGGTGGTGGTCAGCAAGGCGGAGGCGCTGGTCAAGGCGCAGTTCGCACGGGGAATCCAGAAGGATTCGAAGGCCGCCAACGACCTGATCAACCAGCTGGTCCGCGTGCAGGACGAAGAGGAGCGACGCCCCCGGGTGGACACCCCGCTGGCCGACGACGAACAGCAGATCCTGGACGACGTGACCAAGCGCCTGATGCGCCGCGCCGCCGCCCGCGGCGCCGCGGGCGGGAAGCCCGGTGCCGCGGATGCGGACAGGGGGGAATAG